The Gloeobacter violaceus PCC 7421 DNA window GCTGGGCGAGCCCCTCGACGATCGCTGTCTTTCCGACCCCCGCCGGTCCGACCAACAGCGGGTTGCGCTTGGTGCGGCGGCAGAGCGTCTCGATGACCAGTTGCACCTCCTCTTCGCGGCCCACAAAGGCACTGAGCTGTCCCTGCTGCGCTTCGCGGGTCAGATCGCGGCCGAAGCGCTCGAGCATGGGAGTGGGCTTGCGGGCGCGCGGCCGGTAACCGGGGGGGGCGGCCGTCGTCTCTATAGCAATCAACAAGTCTGTTTCGGCAGGCCGGTAGCCGCAGCGCGCCAGGATCACCGCCGCCATGTCCCGCTCGGAGATCCGGTTTTGGCCGCGGGCTTCGGCGTTGGCGCGGGCCAGTTCAAGTACTTCGGTGGATTCGAGGGGAGTCTCTGCGGCGCCCGGCGCCAACCGGCTCTGCCACTGCCCGGCCAGGCTTGCCGCGTCAAGGCCGCCCACCATCGTCTCGACCATTGCTCCGTGGCGTTCGAGAAGCGCCAGCAACCAGTGCGCGCCCTGCAAATGTGGCTGCCCGCTCAGCTGCTGTTTTTGCTGAGCCAGTTCTACCAGCCGCTTGGCTCCAGGCAACAGCCCGCCGCCGGTAGCCTCGCCAGATGCCATGCGTCCCTCGGGAAGCTGCGGCCCATGATACCCCAACCGCGCCGGGTCCGGCTCTACTCCATCAGGTCGTGGCCCGAACCGTACCGCCAGGCTTCCAACCGGCGGTTGGCCCGGTAGCGCGCCGGGGGCGGCAGGCTTTCGAGCGGGCCGTGCAGTATTGAACCCAGGCGATCGAGCGCGGTATAGCCCACCAAGTTCAGGTAATGCCCCGTCCATTCGACCAGCGCCCCGGGCCCAAGGTGGCCCACCAGGGCAAGCACCAGACCCGGATCGACAAGGGCGACGCGCGCGAGGGTGACACTGAGCGCGTCGAGACGCACCACATCCTGCAAAAAAGGCCGCAGCACCCCATCGCCCAACGCGTCCATCTGGGCAAAGACCGTGGCAAGCAGCCGGTTGATCCGATCGGGATTCACGTTTTGCTCGACCCCAACGCTCATCGCCTTTTGAAACAGCCAGGTCACCGCCAGATTCGGCTGGTAAGGCTGCAGCCGCTGCAGATCCCGCCCGCCCAGGCAGCCGGCGGCCAGTGCCTCCGCTGTGCCCGCCTCCAGCCGCCCGAGGTGCCTGAGCATCGCCCCGAAGCCGCCGAAACTCAGTGGCGACTGGTTGCCGGCGCTGTCGCCCACTGCCAAGATCCGATCCCACCCGGTAAGATCGAGAGCCTGGCGGTAGGACGGGAACAACCCAAACAACAACCGCCGAAAGCGCAGCCGGTCGAGCGGCGTGCCCTGGTAGGCGGGCAACAGGCGCAGATATTCCTCGAACAACTCGCCCAATCCCAAGCGCTCCGGGTGGGCGTCGAGATAGGTAAACAGGTAAGTGGTGCGCCCGTCGCGGGCCGGAAACGCCTCCCAAAGGTACTGGCAGCGGTTCAGCACCGGCGTGATCGAGGCGATCAGATCCGTTTGGTTGTCTGCAGTGAAGCCCTGGGCGCAACTGCCCACCACCAGGCAGACGCCGTCTGGGCGGGCTGCACCGCGGGCTTGGCGGACAATGGGCGAAAAATGGCCCATCGCATCGATGAGCAACCGGCCGCTAAGGCGCTTCTCCCCTGCCGCCACAGCCACGCCGTCGGGGTGGACCGCTGCCCGCACAAAGGGGGCGTGCTCGAAAAGGGCACCGCCCGCCACCAAAAAGCGCTCCTTGAGCACCGCAAGCAAGTACACCGGATCGACACCGACATCGAGTACCCCCTGCACCGGCACCGGCGTGCCGCCCGCGATGGCGACCCGGGCACCGGCGGAGCGGCTGGCGATGGCGCTCTCCAGTTCATCGGCACTCAACAGCCCCAGCTTGACAAAGATATCCAGGTCCGGCCGCGAGACGTTCCATTCTTGAGCGCGCCCGACGAGCGCGCCACGTTCGATCAGCGCCACCCGCAGGCCCCGCCGGGCCAAGGCCGCTGCGAGCATAATGCCGAGGGTTCCTCCTGCGACAATCACATCCCAATCCACAGCGCCGAGGCGCCCGGTGCTGCGCAAAACCACCGCCTCAGCCGCCCGGGGGCCAGGGCTGCGCAGCTGCTGCCACAACCTCTCGGCGCGCTGCAGATTGTCCCGGTCCTGGATAGTCAAAATCGCTTCGCTCAGGGGCACCGCGGACGCTCCGGCGAGGTGGATGTGTTGATCCTAGATCAGGTGCCAGGGAAAACCCGCTGCCCATCAGGTTTTGCGCGACCTTTGAACTGCTTCACTCAGAAAACCTCCGCAGCCCAACGGCGAGCAAGCCCCTTTGCCGCAGTCGACACGCGTCGTGCAGGCCCTATAGGAATAAACCCATCCCATCCACAAAGTCTCCCGCCTACCATGCCGCTAAGTCCGGGGGGTGTCGGGGGGCTGGCAGCCCCTCGACGCGGGGAGGTTGGAGAGCGCGAGAGGGGAACCCGAAGGGGGTTCCGCCTCTCGCTCCACAGACCGTCGTGCCAAACCAACCGCCAGGTGTCATTTGACAAAGCGTTGCATCAAAGTCTTTGGTTAACCGGCCCAATGCCGCACCGGCGGCACAGGCGATAGGATCGACACAAAACTTGATGGGGCTGGCCATGGATATTCTAGAAATTCTCAAAGCGGACTACCAGCGCTTCCCCGAAGATCAGACCTACGCCATATACGCAAATGACGTCTACTTCAAAGACCCGCTCAACAGCTTCCGGGGCATCGAGCGCTACCGCCGGATGATCGGCTGGATGCACCGCTGGTTCCAGCCAATCCGCCTGGAGCTGCACAGCATCGAGCGCCAGCAAACACGGATCGTCACAACCTGGACCCTTAGCTGGCAGGCCCCTTTACCCTGGAAGCCGCACATCGTCATCGACGGCTGGAGCGAGCTGGATCTCGACACCCAAGGACAGATCGCCGCACACACAGACCACTGGCGCTGCTCGCCTAACGATGTGGCCTGGCAACACCTCGGCTTTGCCGCTCGCTTGACACCACCGGCCTCGGCCTCAAAATGAATGCTGCACGTTGGGGTTCACTGGCCGCCAGGACCGGCCCACCCCGCCTGCCCCATCGCCGGGGCGCGATCGAACAAGGAGGATAGAGCGTGGCTGAACAGACGGTAATCATCACAGGCGCATCCTCAGGAGTCGGCCTGCACGCGGCCGATTCCCTCGCCCAAAGC harbors:
- a CDS encoding FAD-dependent oxidoreductase, yielding MPLSEAILTIQDRDNLQRAERLWQQLRSPGPRAAEAVVLRSTGRLGAVDWDVIVAGGTLGIMLAAALARRGLRVALIERGALVGRAQEWNVSRPDLDIFVKLGLLSADELESAIASRSAGARVAIAGGTPVPVQGVLDVGVDPVYLLAVLKERFLVAGGALFEHAPFVRAAVHPDGVAVAAGEKRLSGRLLIDAMGHFSPIVRQARGAARPDGVCLVVGSCAQGFTADNQTDLIASITPVLNRCQYLWEAFPARDGRTTYLFTYLDAHPERLGLGELFEEYLRLLPAYQGTPLDRLRFRRLLFGLFPSYRQALDLTGWDRILAVGDSAGNQSPLSFGGFGAMLRHLGRLEAGTAEALAAGCLGGRDLQRLQPYQPNLAVTWLFQKAMSVGVEQNVNPDRINRLLATVFAQMDALGDGVLRPFLQDVVRLDALSVTLARVALVDPGLVLALVGHLGPGALVEWTGHYLNLVGYTALDRLGSILHGPLESLPPPARYRANRRLEAWRYGSGHDLME
- a CDS encoding DUF2358 domain-containing protein produces the protein MDILEILKADYQRFPEDQTYAIYANDVYFKDPLNSFRGIERYRRMIGWMHRWFQPIRLELHSIERQQTRIVTTWTLSWQAPLPWKPHIVIDGWSELDLDTQGQIAAHTDHWRCSPNDVAWQHLGFAARLTPPASASK